The genomic DNA ACGGGAGAGGCCGTCGGGGCCGGGGtcccctcccggggccgcccggcggggGATGCCCGCGGCCGGGGAGCGCCGGGACCCCGCGGGGGGGCAGCGCCCATCCCCGTGCCGcgggcccgccgcccgccgcccctacctgcgccggggccgcgccgccagCCCGGCACGGACAAAGGcggcgccgggagccgccggcAGCGTCAGCCCGGgagggccgcccgccgccgctgcaGCACGGGAGCTGGAGTCctgccgctccgccccgccccgccccgctccgctcggCTCGGGGGGGCGGGCACCGGGGAGCACCGCTGTGGCCTGGTggcccctggccctgccccgcagccctggccccgcggggccccTGGCAGGGAGTCCCGGCACCGGGGGCACCGGCACACGGCGGGACGCGCGGGGGGTCGGGCAGGGTTGCTGTTGGCAAACATTCCTTCGCCTTTTCTAGTCGGCCGTGTCCCATCTCCCTCTCGGAGGTCAGAGTCATCACTGTGTGTCCCATCATCGTGAAAGCCATAACCCCggtggcagcaccagccaggcGGCCAAGTGTTGATTCACATAATGtgtctgctcctgcctgcaccctttCCTCTGACTGGGAAAAACAGAGGAACAGATAATTTGAACACTCATCCCTCTGAACTGCACCCCTAGAGTTTCACAGCACTGACTGCGGCAAGAGCTTCATTCACAGGCGGAAAACGCTGATGCATCAGCACATCCACACCAgggagaagcccttcacctgcaccagctgcagcaagagcttTTTCCAGAGGCATCACCTGGTGCGCCACCAGCAAATCCACCGcggggagaagcccttcacaTGCACTGAGTGCGGCAAGAGCTTTGTCCTTAGGCAGCACTTGGTGCGCCACCAGCGCATCCACTCTGGGGAGAATCCCTTTCCCTGCACCAAGTGCAGCAAGAGCTTCAGGGGGAAGGCGACACGTATCATCCGTGAGTGCGTCCACACCAGGGAGACTCAGTTTGCCTGCAccgactgtggcaagagcttcagggatAATACCGCCCTCAGcatccaccagcgcatccactCTGGGGAAAAGCCCTTTCCCTGCACTGACTCCGGCAAGAGCCCCATGTTGAAGGGCACGTAGCAGCCGTGTCCTGATAGGGCCTATGGCACTAAGGGAGGAAGCCCCAGACTGCCAAGACCCTTCAAGGTGGCCTGAGACCCTTCAGGACTCTTCCATCTTTCACAATCACACCCCAGTGATGCCTGTGCGAAAGGCCAAAGATTATGCAAGCAGGCAATCCACAGGTTTGTAAAAAGCCCAGCTGTGCAAACACTGGTGGTGcacccaccatcctgaggaTGACTCCAGCCACCAGTCTCACCGCAGGAACTGAACAAGACACCGGAGGATGCTGCACATGACTGGATCACAGAGTATGAACCACATCATACACAAAGCAGAGCCATAATGAAACGGAGAAATAAACTGAACAGCAGAGTCAGTCATACTGTTAAgtggcattttttattttatcagcgctggggaacactggagatcatcctccataagtggTCCAAAGACTGGATGCTATTGCGctgcttatattcacataattattacatatgcattacaatttttgaaaattttgacatacaatacatctatactaggaaataatttatgttgtTAGTTAtgattgtttagtttcttacttacatctattaattattggttaaatataaactaagcactctgcttctaaacaatgtagcacttaatcttctgtctcctccttgtcctgcagaaggatctaaaatttcaaaatatcacCTTGTTTTgtaggtggtcagaaagcatttatctcatgtcgattggttaatgatgggtacaacctttgtaacttaatcacagtatacattaatttggcagcttctcttcaataAGGATGGTGGCAtatctctctcttctttctttcctatattCTATTCTTTTGCTTACGTTTTTGTAAGTAATATCTTAATGTAAGATTTCCAGCCCCACATGTGCTGCAAACTTTATATGCTTACCGACTGAACTTAAATCACATAAATCCCTCTGCCACTAAATCATTTCCCAATTGGGCcaagctgtaaaataaaaaacttttgtTTACGGACCCTAAGCATTGTGTATACTCTTTTCCAACCAAGGTGACCCGTGAACTGAGTCACCTCTCCTCCCACCCCTACCTCTGGGTGGGATGTGACAATGTCTCCACTGTGGAGAAACTGCCAGACAGGTTAGCTGAGAAACTGTCCTGAGATTCCAGCAATTCAAGGATAActtctcctccccacctgtACAGACGAGTATCTCAGCTATTTGGGATGAACAtttgtcatggaggcacccaCAAAATCAATTCAGACAGGCGAAAAGCTCctaacagactttattctagttGGAACTGTTAGCGCAGAACCaactagaaatggggtttatccaaaattattcaacAACATATCCAACAACATTATATATTATCCAACAACATTGGATACCCATTAGGAGTTCAATTACTACGTGGCCGACTCAGACTCAAGCGACCCTCAAAGTCTagaatgatgattcaaaatACGCATCTTCCCACTCATAAGAAGAGAGgactctcaagggtacccaggTATTCCTGGACATGGCTGATCCCCCTGAGCcagctcttctccaggctgaacaccccagctctcccagttgAGGATCCCccccctcagcctgctggccacgctccttgtGATGCGGCCCAGGACAACTTTGCTCATGGCCACCTTGGTGCCCAAAAGGACcttctctgctcagctgctttCCAGTCGGGTGGCTAGAAGAGGAATCTCATTGTCCACGAGCACATCCACATtggggagaagccctttgcCTGCACTGACTGCGGCAAGCATTTTTTCCTAAGGCAAAACTTGGTGAggcaccagcgcatccacactggggag from Caloenas nicobarica isolate bCalNic1 chromosome 1, bCalNic1.hap1, whole genome shotgun sequence includes the following:
- the LOC135995393 gene encoding zinc finger protein OZF-like, yielding MPAAGERRDPAGGQRPSPCRGPAARRPYLRRGRAASPARTKAAPGAAGSVSPGGPPAAAAARELESCRSAPPRPAPLGSGGRAPGSTAVAWWPLALPRSPGPAGPLAGSPGTGGTGTRRDARGVGQEFHSTDCGKSFIHRRKTLMHQHIHTREKPFTCTSCSKSFFQRHHLVRHQQIHRGEKPFTCTECGKSFVLRQHLVRHQRIHSGENPFPCTKCSKSFRGKATRIIRECVHTRETQFACTDCGKSFRDNTALSIHQRIHSGEKPFPCTDSGKSPMLKGTQNLVRHQRIHTGEKTFTYTDCGKSFSDKNTLIIHQHIHTNEKPFACTPCTDCDKSFRYKKQLKRHQCVHQGLELVLEGVQQETGVLAPAGGQAEAKPFQRGVCEKRFCKERLMLAHQRTHGTPSLQPPPQPSTP